In Cheilinus undulatus linkage group 3, ASM1832078v1, whole genome shotgun sequence, the genomic window TAGTTTATGCAGTGGCATTATAAATAAAAGTCTAAGAAGTTGAAGCTGCAACCCATGTAAGAGCCAAATCTGTTTGACTGTGTTAATTCTGAGTCAGGTACAGCCACAATTTTTGTGCATGTAACAGCTGCCATAGGATCAGACTGATGAAGCTATTTAGAGCATGTAGAAAGCCTTTGTTTCATGTGAAGTTTCACAATAAGTTCTAGCTAATCATTTCAGAAGAAACAGAAGAACTTCTTTAGAGAGTACTAAAATAATACAGGAGTGAGGAGGTAAGACATACAGCTTTAATCCATCAACACTGTCATCATTTTTCAATTACTAATTTCATAGCAAACCAGCATGAGATGTGTAGTGGGGGTTTCCATTGGTTCTGTTTTCTCTAGCAAGTCATTCACGTCCCATCTACTTGTGAGGTGTTTTCTTCATTGTACATAAGATGATAATGCAGGTAGAAAATATGAAAGGGCGTTTCAGCTGTGAATAGATACTCTTGGCACCGCTATTCTTATCAGAAATATTCAGTTACTATTCTGCTGAGAATTCACACTTCACCTTTTCAGAAAACTCAGATGGAGCGGTGCACTGAGACCTCAAGTTCGTCTCCACCCGACCACAGGAGACGAGAGATATGAGTGTGATCAATGTTAGCAGAATTGAGGGATTGGCTCACTTGTGGAGATTCTTACAAGGCTaaacttttaagaaaaaaaaatcaagccactctctgtttctctttatgcaaaaatttgATTCATTTAGATAGGAGCTGAAGTGTACAGGGTTTGGCGCAGTCGTTAACTCGTGCATATCTGAGGAATCAGTTTGTGCTGTCATGCACATTTAGTCTCACACATACAAAATATGACTGAATTTGAAACTAGCACATTCATACTGAGCATAAAGATTAAATGGAACCGACCATTAAGTGTGCTGAGGAGGATTTTCTTAAACTAAACTTGAATCAGACCAGCCCAACTGGTTCATATTTTGTACTTTAGTATTGCTTACTATGGTTAATTGTTTCTGTGTTATCTTATATAACTTTTTGAAAATTACAAGATTTATTGTTGAATGAGGATTTGTGAATAGTTATCCAAGGATTGAAATTGTTGAGATGAAGCGATAGTTTGACAAAGCCCTTAAAGCCCATTATGCCCTCAAAGGTCAACTAGTACAGCAATGGGCAGCAAAAAGCCAGCACACCACCAAGATTTTCAAGTAGAAACCTATCTTCACCTGTGTTTCGTTCAGTTAGTCCCATGATACCACAGGAGGACTGAATGGTCAGCTCCATCATCCCAGAGCTACCCTCTTCCATGATAGCTCTCATCACCTACCATCCCAAGACACAGATGTTATTGATCTTACCTGCCCTATCACATGGCCACCAGAGCCAGAACAGCatcaccttcaacagaccctgGCAAAGAATAGGCAAGCTCCAGGCAGCGACAGTGCTGATCCTACCTAGCCTAGTCCAAGACCCAGTGCAAACAAGAGAACTAGTCCTGGTGCAGGCATTACGTATGACTAAGGACTGCAAAGAGAACAGTCTGAAGAAGGACCAGGGAAGCAGACACTTGGTAGGGTGCTCAGGCTGGGGCTAGCACTCACCCCTGCCTGACTGGGCTGTTGTTCAACCTCCCCCTACTCCCTCATGAAAATGAGGAAAGAGAGGAGTGAAAAGAGGAGATCAGAGAAGTTGAGTGGCTTTTTCCTACCTTTATTTTTGGCCCCAGTTGTCATTATATCTCCTTATCAAAATCCATTGACTAGTTTGAACTGATTGATCTGGCTTCTCCTTTACTGCCTTTCACAAACGCTGTCTCTGTAATCCCAGATCTGAATGatacagctgtgtttttttttactgcacaAGTGAAAACTGAAAGAGAGCTTATGTTTTTCAAAAGAATTTTGACTATGCATTGACATGTCATATCTAAGGTATTATTAAGTGCACCCTTAACCCAGAACAAAGGTGTTGTCCGTGGTTTTACTTGTGTCAGTGATGTTGTCGATCAGACTGTGGATGTGTGCAAACCatatcaaacagagcaggcagggatacGCCAGTTGCACGAATCACATGCTTTGAGCctgattttgtcattaataGCTCTGACTTTTGGCTATGTCAAGCAAATACTGGGCAGTTTTCAAATGCCTACTGAATCTGTGCTCTGATGACATCAGCCTTCGGCTTGGTGCTAATGCTTGCAGTGCTAATGCTGGCAGCTACTGTTGCCTTGTAGTCCACTGATAGTCTGTTGTTTGAATCACAACTCTTATGTGACTTATGAGATCTGTTGTGTTAACACTCTAGGACTTTTTCCCTCCCTTTGTGATTTTTGCGGAGCATGTTTTACAAACACATTGTACATATGGCTGATTATAACATTACTTCTTGTCATACTAAGATGTATACAGAACTGTACCAGTGTACTTTTTTGTTATAAATTAATGCATAAATTAACAGTAAGAACTATAAAAATAAGTGTGATTTCTACAGCAGCTTGGCTGACTATTAAAAATTGATCTTTTTCTATCTTTAGTTCAGCAATGATGTGACCATTTGGTAATCtctctgaataaataaatatctgctCATCTTATtccttaaaacaaaaatatagctGATGAGGTCAACTTCCAGTCTATTCCTCCTCTCCTGCCAATGCAGCATCCTGCCAAGACTGACACAAGTCCCCATTGAGAATCCTCAGTTATGGCATCTCTTTTAGTTCAGATATTACTTGGTGGTGTGGCAGTGCAAGGTTTAGGGTTAGAGCTACAACTGGCTTATTGTAGATATTTCACGATtatgtattttaaatattaaaattaaagtaCAACCCTGCAAGTGACCACTTCGTTAAGACAGACTCtgcctttttgtttgttgttgcagCATGGATGGTGGTGAACTCTTTAGTCGAATCCAGGACAGGGGAGACCAGGCCTTCACAGAGAGAGGTAATGGGAcctaaaacaaactttttctccagcTTATAATTGCAAAGCACTGGTTCATGAGATGTGATGCTGGGATATCCATGTCTTTgctaaaaagtattttttcctcCTTACTTTAGAGGCCTCTGACATCATGAAGAGCATAGGAGAAGCAATTCAGTTCCTGCATGCTGTCAACATTGCACACAGAGACGTTAAGGTTTGTGTTATAATGCTGGATTATAAGAAAAATAATGTCTCTCTTTCAAACGTTCTTTATCAACATCCACTAGTTGATTTTACAGACATTACACTCTTTTTCTAATGTCTTTCTGGGTTTATTCTGCAGCCAGAGAATTTACTGTATTCTTCAAAAAGACCCAGTGCACTGCTCAAACTCACAGACTTTGGCTTTGCTAAGGAGACAACTTCACACAACTCTTTAGCTACCCCCTGCTACACACCGTACTATGTTGGTAAGAagctgtttgtttatttactcTTTAACAGTTGAAATTCAGTCATATCTCTATAACCTTTACTCGTATCTTGTCCTTTCTTCCCTCCTGTCTGTGAGCAGCTCCAGAGGTTCTGGGCCCAGAGAAATATGACAAGTCGTGTGACATGTGGTCATTAGGTGTCATCATGTATATACTGtaagtatttttatttccatatCTCAAACAATACATTGGGTCCTCTGACtaaaactgctttttaaaatcttcaacAGGTTGTGTGGGTACCCTCCTTTTTATTCTAACCATGGTCTTGCCATCTCTCCTGGGATGAAGAAGAGGATCAGGATGGGCCAGTATGAGTTTCCAAACCCTGAGTGGTCTGACGTATCAGAGGAAGGTCAGCCAAAGTACATATGGGCATTTCAAGCTTGAGTGTAGATGTTGACAATTGGCCAAAACTTGTTTTCAAAACTACATCATCACTAGGATTCTGTGtgaataaattatttttctttgaattgATGTAAAATCATGATCAATCTGTTATTAGGTTTACAAACAAGGATAAACTTGCACTTTACAGTCTGGTCTTGAATTAAATCGATTCTCActttggtaagaaaaaaatatcaggaCAGTTTCAAATTGTCCTAACTCAATGTGACATAGAAAGATCTTATTCTTTTGAACAAGAAATTGAAACTGATGCAGGTGTTTCACCTCCTCTTCACCACCATCTTATTTGCTACGGTAGAAAGTCATTTCCTGTCTCGTGAGAAAATAAGCTGACTTTGTGATATTGGCTAAATATCTCTCATACTCCAATAGTGATAAATGATTATAAATGTTGAACAATTGGTTGTATTTACTGTAATACTTTTCTCGAGACTTGGGGCATGGTTTACTGTCAGTGTGTGCTATTTTCTTCCTTATATTAGGGTGTCAGCAGCAAAATGCACAAGCAAATAATAGATCAGTCCACAAATATATCAGTCCGTCTGCCTTAGCTGTTCTTATTTTGTTGTAGTCTTGCGTCTAAAATCCCCCAGTCTTTTCCAATTTACATAACCTATATTAGAGTAGGACACTTTAAACTCCGCCAGCTTTGTTACTCACTATGCCTCATGTCTATAGATAAACAACGTTCCAGTCAATTCAAATATAAAGAAGTATACAACCCTATATTGTTTATTCTCTCCCTGTGTTTTCTGAATATCTCCTTTTAATAGTTGTAGTTCCAGCATTACCAATACCTGTAGTCTATGATTGAATGTTTGTTAACAGTAGTCGTAATTGgccaaacatttttaaccatacaaattaatttgtttacagctaaacagctgatcaggacACTCCTTAAGACAGAGCCAACACAAAGGATGACCATCACTGAATTCATGAATCATCCATGGATCAATGTAAGAGCACTTGCAATCGCACTTTCCTACTGTTCTCTTTATTCCATCGTTTTATATCAAAATGCTCTGGCTGACACAACTACAGTAAAGCCTCATTTGCATGTGTTCCTGTTTGTCTTATTAAAGCAATCAATGGAGATTCCCCAGACCCCACTTCACACCAGCCGGGTGCTAAAGGAAGAAAAGGACGCATGGGAGGATGTCAAGGTAAGAGGCTCTCCTTATGACAGTCATCACAACTTAACAGAAGTGCTTATCGGGTTTccttaaataaaaagaaagatcaTGCACAGTTTTTAAGCGGTCAAGAAACACTTTCATTGCAGTACTAATTTGcctaaatcatttaaaaatgcacaagatGCAGATGTAAAGTTCCTATGCTAATATTTGCCAGAACTGGTTTTGCGGTTTGCGAAATGCATATGGAAGAAGGATTAGATTAGACTGATGAGCAGAGTTGCTAAAATAAGTATGATATAGAGCTCTTAATTTTAGCCCTTTTTCTTGGCATTCAGGTGAAATGTTGTTTCCATGAAACAAAATACCAGTAAAAACAGTGGcatcaaaaatagaagtcctgggcacccagttttgggtaatttcttgtttgcAGCTTCCTTGCAATTGCGAGCAAAGTCCTGCATAATGCCTGATAATGTATCTGTGACTTGTTAACCTATCTGCTCTCTGTTTGTGAGAGACATATGTGTAACTCCCAACAAGATCTTAAGTATCCATAGTGTCTGCTCTGTAGATTGGAACTCAGCTGCTCTCTCTTACTTGTGGCAAACGTTAAGACTTGGTGAAAAAATTGCCTCTCCAATTCATATTGattctcatttttaaattaGGATGTCTTTTCACATATCTTGAGATCCATCTTTAATACACAGGCCTCCTTATTCTCCTGGCAGCTCCTCGTGCGACCAGGTTCAGATTAACGTCACTCATGCTCCTTGATATGTGTCCTGCGCTCGCCTGCACTTGTCCTGCGCTGAAAGCCTTTAGACTCAGATTCAAAGTTTGAAACGTATTCCCAGTAGTTTTTCTTGTATATCTGGCATGTTATATGCCCTGAATGTCTCACACCTTGTGTAAACCTCCATGTCTGCGGCGCTAGCAGCTACACAGGGGACTCTATGGAGAGCACTTAAGCTTCACCTGCTACAGACCAGGCCTCAAACCCTGAGTGTTTCGTTAATGCCCTGTTCATGATGCTCTGTATggtttactttattttacttccCCTATTCCTCCACTTGACAGCTCCTTCTCTCCCATTCTTAACGACTTGTTGCTGTTTGCAGTGGGGAACTGACAGAGTGCTCAGAAAGAGGAGGAACTCTTGTTACCGTATTTCGAAAGAGATGAGCAATAAATTAGCatctcatttaaattttttaaaagttaacttCATATGAAATTCTTAACAATATACATTActgatgcacattttttaatcagtgctGTGGGTTCTGTAATATAATTAATGAACATAGCATCTACCTATAGCAGACACATCCAGCACGCAGTCAGCAGTGTATGATGGAGAGACGGAGTAGGAACAGTCACAGTTTGTAACAGATGATCACTGAACCAACTGTACCTGAAAATGTCTAATGTGAGAATGTATGATTGTTAACAGCTAACCACTACTAGTGCTACTACATTATGAATTTTAGTTAGGTACCACTGTAATTTTGCATTAGGGATGTACTCAAAATAAGTAAGAATAGTTTATACATCTA contains:
- the mapkapk2a gene encoding MAP kinase-activated protein kinase 2 encodes the protein MLSNAQNQPLFPNPAGQQNTAGQQNPPGQFLPFHARPSLQIKKNAITDDYKVTSQVLGLGINGKVLEIFQKKTGDKYALKMLQDCAKARREVELHWRASPCANIVRIIDVYENLYQNRKCLLIVMECMDGGELFSRIQDRGDQAFTEREASDIMKSIGEAIQFLHAVNIAHRDVKPENLLYSSKRPSALLKLTDFGFAKETTSHNSLATPCYTPYYVAPEVLGPEKYDKSCDMWSLGVIMYILLCGYPPFYSNHGLAISPGMKKRIRMGQYEFPNPEWSDVSEEAKQLIRTLLKTEPTQRMTITEFMNHPWINQSMEIPQTPLHTSRVLKEEKDAWEDVKEEMTSALATMRVDYEQIKIKTIEDSTNPLLTKRRKKATNSMADTQSGAC